Proteins encoded together in one Micromonospora auratinigra window:
- a CDS encoding winged helix-turn-helix transcriptional regulator — MTVRSDADGAPRACARGLGRAFAFLGKRWNGVLLGTLAHGPAGFAELGRALPGISESMLSDRLGELCRVGLVSRTVREGPPVGVSYQLTERGVALLPALDALAHWADENLPTDQGGC, encoded by the coding sequence GTGACAGTGAGGTCGGACGCCGACGGGGCGCCCCGGGCGTGCGCCCGGGGGCTGGGCCGCGCCTTCGCGTTCCTCGGCAAGCGGTGGAACGGGGTGCTGCTGGGCACCCTCGCCCACGGTCCGGCCGGTTTCGCCGAGCTGGGCCGCGCGCTGCCGGGCATCAGCGAGTCGATGCTGTCGGACCGTCTCGGTGAGCTGTGCCGCGTGGGCCTGGTCTCGCGCACCGTGCGCGAGGGTCCGCCGGTGGGCGTCAGCTACCAGTTGACCGAGCGCGGGGTGGCGTTGCTGCCGGCGCTGGACGCGCTGGCCCACTGGGCCGACGAGAACCTGCCCACCGACCAGGGCGGCTGCTGA
- a CDS encoding malonic semialdehyde reductase, whose amino-acid sequence MSDLITLHPDAQAQLFTDARTANTFTDEPVSDAQLRAIFELAKYPPTAANTQPLRVLIIRDGEPRERLLAHMSEGNRAKTASAPVVAVLAADTDFHDTIPRVFPIRPEMRDGLAADPVARERMARFNATLQIGYWLFGVRAAGLAAGPMAGFDADGLDKEFFADSSWRSLLVVNIGHPGPDAWFPRLPRLDYDEVVRHA is encoded by the coding sequence ATGAGCGACCTGATCACCCTGCACCCCGACGCGCAGGCCCAGCTGTTCACCGACGCCCGCACCGCCAACACCTTCACCGACGAGCCCGTCAGCGACGCGCAGCTGCGCGCCATCTTCGAACTCGCCAAGTACCCGCCCACCGCCGCCAACACCCAGCCCCTGCGGGTGCTGATCATCCGCGACGGCGAGCCCCGCGAGCGGCTGCTGGCCCACATGAGCGAGGGCAACCGCGCCAAGACCGCCAGCGCCCCCGTCGTGGCCGTCCTCGCCGCCGACACCGACTTCCACGACACCATCCCGCGGGTCTTCCCGATCCGCCCCGAGATGCGCGACGGCCTCGCCGCCGACCCCGTCGCCCGTGAGCGGATGGCCCGCTTCAACGCCACCCTGCAGATCGGCTACTGGCTGTTCGGCGTCCGCGCCGCCGGCCTGGCCGCCGGCCCGATGGCCGGCTTCGACGCCGACGGCCTCGACAAGGAGTTCTTCGCCGACAGCAGCTGGCGGTCCCTGCTGGTGGTCAACATCGGCCACCCCGGCCCCGACGCCTGGTTCCCGCGCCTGCCGCGCCTGGACTACGACGAGGTCGTGCGGCACGCCTGA
- a CDS encoding endonuclease/exonuclease/phosphatase family protein produces the protein MRLATFNLLHGRSLTDGLVDPDRLSAAVTALDADVLALQEVDRDQTRSGNLDLTAIAARALDAPAHRFAAAVVGTPGEQFRPLTHDDDGHGEPLYGIGLISRYPVRTWQVTRLRPAPVRSPIYVPGPGGGLVLLRDEPRVVLAAVLDTPHGTLTVAATHLSFVPGWNILQLRRVVRALRALPAPRILLGDLNLPAGPAALLSRWRPLGRRPTYPAGQPRVQLDHILADRHGHDRLPPVTAVDTPPSVISDHRPLVVDLG, from the coding sequence GTGCGCCTGGCCACCTTCAACCTGCTGCACGGTCGATCCCTCACCGACGGGCTCGTCGACCCCGACCGGCTCAGCGCCGCCGTCACCGCCCTCGACGCCGACGTGCTCGCCCTGCAGGAGGTCGACCGCGACCAGACCCGCAGCGGCAACCTCGACCTCACCGCCATCGCCGCACGCGCCCTCGACGCCCCCGCGCACCGCTTCGCCGCCGCCGTCGTCGGCACCCCCGGCGAACAGTTCCGCCCCCTCACCCACGACGACGACGGCCACGGCGAACCCCTCTACGGCATCGGCCTGATCAGCCGCTACCCCGTACGCACCTGGCAGGTCACCCGGCTACGCCCCGCGCCCGTAAGATCCCCGATCTACGTACCCGGACCCGGCGGTGGACTCGTGCTGCTGCGCGACGAACCCCGCGTCGTGCTCGCCGCCGTCCTCGACACCCCCCACGGCACCCTCACCGTCGCCGCCACCCACCTGTCCTTCGTCCCCGGCTGGAACATCCTGCAACTACGCCGGGTCGTACGCGCCCTGCGCGCGCTGCCCGCCCCCCGCATCCTGCTCGGCGACCTCAACCTGCCCGCCGGCCCCGCCGCCCTGCTGTCACGCTGGCGGCCGCTGGGCCGCCGCCCCACCTACCCCGCCGGACAACCCCGCGTCCAACTCGACCACATCCTCGCCGACCGGCACGGCCACGACCGGCTACCACCCGTCACCGCCGTCGACACCCCACC
- a CDS encoding sulfite exporter TauE/SafE family protein: MDPLSLSTLLAAAAVAGWVDAVVGGGGLLLLPALLVAAPGVPVATALGTNKLAAIFGTSTAALTYARRTKLDWAVAGPAAGLAVLTAGLGAALAGLVPAGAYRPVVLVVLVSVAVFVLTRPRLGTVAQPARRTRARIAVAVAVAGLGVALYDGLIGPGTGTFLVLAFTALVGADFVHASAMAKVVNAGTNLGALVVFAATGHVWWLLGAAMAVCNVAGAALGARMALRRGSGFVRVVLLVVVLALVAKLGYDQWSAR; this comes from the coding sequence GTGGATCCTCTGTCGCTGAGCACCCTGTTGGCCGCGGCCGCGGTGGCGGGCTGGGTGGACGCCGTGGTGGGCGGCGGTGGGCTGTTGTTGCTGCCGGCGTTGCTGGTGGCCGCGCCGGGGGTGCCGGTGGCGACGGCGTTGGGCACGAACAAGCTGGCGGCGATCTTCGGTACGTCGACGGCGGCGCTGACGTACGCGCGGCGCACGAAGCTGGACTGGGCGGTGGCGGGTCCGGCGGCGGGGCTGGCGGTGCTGACCGCGGGTCTGGGGGCGGCGTTGGCGGGGCTGGTGCCGGCCGGGGCGTACCGGCCGGTGGTGCTGGTGGTGCTGGTGTCGGTGGCGGTGTTCGTGCTGACCCGGCCGCGGTTGGGCACGGTGGCGCAGCCGGCGCGGCGTACCCGGGCGCGGATCGCGGTGGCGGTGGCGGTGGCCGGGTTGGGTGTCGCCCTGTACGACGGTCTGATCGGTCCGGGGACCGGGACGTTTCTGGTGTTGGCGTTCACCGCGCTGGTGGGGGCGGATTTCGTGCACGCCTCGGCGATGGCGAAGGTGGTCAACGCGGGCACGAACCTGGGGGCGCTGGTGGTGTTCGCGGCGACCGGTCACGTGTGGTGGCTGCTGGGTGCGGCGATGGCGGTGTGCAACGTCGCCGGAGCCGCGCTGGGCGCGCGGATGGCGCTGCGGCGCGGCTCCGGCTTCGTGCGGGTGGTGCTGCTGGTCGTGGTGCTGGCGTTGGTGGCCAAGCTGGGCTACGACCAGTGGTCGGCGCGGTGA